A region from the Malus domestica chromosome 07, GDT2T_hap1 genome encodes:
- the LOC103435367 gene encoding uncharacterized protein, translating into MQGVLGRSEKKKKQKTSPARQDQLKASNLFAFPEKGDYLVLCLRLGLLLCLVTSISLALFFAFSTKSHWFPMPDVVRTRVDSVAPGPGPGPELEPTNITHILFGIGASLTTWRNRSLSAELWWDPNTIRGFLWLDAEPQNETDFSGSIPYRVSEDWTRFSYSSSQSAVRIARIVYESFKLGLPNVRWFVMGDDDTVFFSDNLVSVLARYDHDLTYYIGGNSESVEQNVAHAYDMAYGGGGFAISYPLAARLVGLMDGCLERYSNFYGSDQRVSACVSEMGVPLTKLGGFHQLDIRGDPYGILAAHPLTPLVSLHHLDSMKPMFPSQTHLDSLKSLLRAYRLDPGRILQQSICYDHRRKWSISVSWGYTIQLYPSLIGARELQMPLQTFKTWGTWSDGPFTFNTRPVSSDPCQQPIIYFLDQVIFVRGGSVTIYKRFVASEGKQCGRAEYAHAAQRIVVSSKKMDPRYWTKEAAPRRQCCEIKNQGIITNGDLEVRIRTCKPTESITISV; encoded by the exons aagcagaaAACGAGTCCGGCTCGGCAGGACCAGCTCAAAGCTTCCAACTTGTTCGCATTCCCGGAAAAGGGCGACTATTTGGTCCTCTGCCTGCGCTTGGGCCTCCTCCTTTGCCTCGTCACGTCGATTTCACTCGCGCTCTTCTTCGCCTTCTCCACCAAGTCACACTGGTTCCCCATGCCGGACGTAGTCCGGACCCGAGTCGACTCTGTAGCTCCGGGACCCGGACCCGGACCCGAACTGGAACCCACTAACATAACCCACATTCTCTTCGGCATCGGCGCCTCCCTCACCACGTGGCGTAACCGCAGCCTGTCAGCGGAACTCTGGTGGGACCCGAACACGATCCGCGGGTTCTTATGGCTCGACGCCGAACCCCAAAACGAAACGGACTTCTCCGGTTCGATTCCGTACCGGGTGTCGGAGGACTGGACCCGGTTCAGCTACTCGAGTTCCCAATCGGCGGTTCGTATCGCCCGGATTGTGTACGAGAGCTTTAAACTCGGGTTGCCCAACGTGCGGTGGTTCGTGATGGGGGACGACGACACGGTGTTTTTCAGCGACAACCTAGTTTCGGTGCTGGCGAGGTACGACCACGACCTTACGTACTACATTGGCGGGAATTCGGAGAGCGTGGAGCAGAACGTGGCGCACGCGTACGACATGGCGTATGGCGGCGGCGGGTTCGCGATCAGCTACCCACTTGCGGCGCGGCTGGTCGGGCTGATGGACGGCTGTCTGGAGAGGTACTCTAATTTCTACGGCTCCGATCAGAGGGTATCGGCCTGCGTCAGCGAGATGGGTGTGCCTCTCACTAAACTCGGTGGGTTCCACCAG CTTGATATCAGAGGTGACCCGTACGGTATCTTAGCTGCGCACCCATTGACACCACTTGTGTCACTTCACCACCTGGACTCCATGAAACCCATGTTCCCGAGCCAGACCCATTTAGACTCGCTCAAGTCCCTCCTTCGTGCGTACCGGCTCGACCCGGGCCGGATCCTACAACAAAGTATTTGCTACGACCATCGGCGTAAATGGTCAATATCCGTTTCATGGGGCTACACCATTCAGCTTTACCCGTCGTTGATCGGAGCTAGGGAACTTCAGATGCCGTTGCAGACGTTCAAGACGTGGGGGACCTGGAGTGACGGACCATTCACATTCAATACCCGACCCGTGAGTTCCGACCCGTGTCAGCAGCCCATCATTTATTTCTTGGACCAGGTTATATTTGTTAGGGGTGGGTCCGTGACTATTTACAAGAGGTTTGTGGCCAGTGAAGGAAAGCAATGTGGGAGAGCAGAATATGCCCATGCAGCGCAGAGGATTGTAGTCTCCTCAAAGAAGATGGACCCTCGCTATTGGACAAAG GAGGCGGCTCCACGTAGGCAATGCTGTGAGATTAAGAACCAAGGAATCATAACGAATGGAGATCTGGAGGTTAGGATTAGGACATGCAAACCCACGGAATCAATCACTATATCTGTTTAG
- the LOC103435328 gene encoding thylakoid lumenal 15 kDa protein 1, chloroplastic, with amino-acid sequence MFRSLSLSANTKTEKTNPTGNSQMALLNVSICSSKLPPKPSISLPHKLHPSRQHAPLSAGYPPPQVVKNRLETSGSSVLSLGESVCKASLVALLSASLFVANPAFAFKGGGPYGAEVTRGQDLTGKDFSGKTLIKQDFKTSILRQANFKGAKLLGASFFDADLTGADLSDADLRAVDFSLANVTKANLSNANLEGAVATGNTSFKGSNITGADFTDVPLREDQREYLCKVADGVNPTTGNPTRETLLCN; translated from the exons ATGTTCAGATCTCTCTCGTTATCCGCTAACACAAAAACAGAGAAAACAAATCCGACTGGAAATTCGCAAATGGCGCTTCTCAACGTCTCCATCTGCTCTTCCAAACTCCCCCCAAAAccctctatctctctccccCATAAACTTCACCCTTCCCGCCAACACGCCCCTCTCTCCGCCGGCTATCCTCCGCCCCAG GTTGTAAAGAATCGCCTGGAAACTTCTGGAAGCTCTGTGTTGTCGCTGGGAGAGTCCGTCTGTAAGGCGAGCCTGGTCGCTCTGCTCTCGGCTTCTCTGTTCGTAGCCAATCCTGCATTCGCCTTTAAG GGTGGGGGTCCGTATGGTGCGGAGGTGACTAGGGGCCAGGACCTCACCGGCAAGGACTTTAGCGGCAAGACTTTGATCAAGCAAGACTTCAAAACG TCGATATTGAGGCAAGCGAATTTCAAGGGCGCCAAGTTATTAGGTGCTAGCTTCTTTGATGCTGATTTAACAG GGGCTGATCTTTCTGATGCAGATCTAAGAGCTGTGGACTTTTCTTTGGCCAATGTGACAAAG GCGAATCTGAGCAACGCTAACTTAGAAGGTGCAGTAGCCACAGGcaacacatctttcaaagggtcAAATATTACAGGTGCAG ACTTCACAGATGTGCCTCTGAGAGAAGATCAACGGGAATATCTTTGCAAAGTTGCCGATGG GGTCAATCCGACAACTGGAAACCCAACACGTGAAACCTTGCTTTGCAATTAA